A part of Amycolatopsis lurida genomic DNA contains:
- a CDS encoding SIS domain-containing protein: MTEQRPGEHMAAEISQQPAILAGIVERQAEIAEVADAISKRPPRFALLAARGSSDHAALYAKYLIEVLLGLPCGLVSPSTATLYGARPDLRDVLFITVSQSGGSPDLIEVTETARRQGALTVSVTNTPESPLRAAAELGVDIGAGLEKAVAATKTYSATLLSLYLLIDAVRGGKGADAEKLGELAQQTLDGSEEGVQRAVDRYRFVDRVLTTGRGYSYATALEGSLKLAETSYLAARAYSGADLLHGPVAAVDGETAVLAVTSQGHGVGAMQEVLEAVGKRGADVLAVGSASADVPAALRIGVAPSAEEVAPILEILPIQRIALGLSLARGGDPDSPRGLLKVTKTR; the protein is encoded by the coding sequence ATGACCGAACAGCGCCCCGGCGAGCACATGGCCGCGGAGATCTCCCAGCAACCCGCCATTCTGGCAGGAATCGTGGAGCGACAGGCCGAAATCGCCGAGGTGGCCGACGCCATCTCCAAGCGCCCGCCCAGGTTCGCACTCCTCGCCGCCCGGGGCTCCAGCGACCACGCCGCCCTGTATGCGAAGTACCTGATCGAAGTACTCCTCGGTCTCCCCTGCGGTCTCGTCTCACCCTCCACCGCGACTCTGTACGGCGCCCGTCCCGATCTGCGGGACGTTCTCTTCATCACAGTAAGCCAAAGCGGTGGATCCCCGGATCTCATCGAGGTCACCGAAACCGCGCGTCGCCAGGGAGCGCTGACCGTCTCGGTCACCAACACCCCGGAGTCGCCGCTTCGCGCCGCCGCCGAACTCGGCGTCGACATCGGTGCGGGACTGGAAAAGGCCGTGGCCGCCACCAAGACCTACTCGGCCACCTTGCTTTCGCTTTACCTTCTGATCGACGCGGTCCGCGGCGGCAAGGGCGCGGACGCGGAGAAGCTGGGCGAGCTCGCGCAGCAGACCCTCGACGGCTCCGAAGAAGGCGTGCAGCGCGCGGTGGACCGCTACCGCTTCGTCGACCGGGTGCTCACCACGGGCCGCGGTTACTCCTACGCCACGGCGCTGGAAGGTTCCTTGAAGCTGGCCGAAACCAGCTACCTCGCGGCCCGCGCGTACAGCGGCGCGGACCTGTTGCACGGTCCGGTCGCCGCGGTCGACGGCGAGACCGCCGTGCTCGCCGTGACGAGCCAGGGACACGGAGTGGGCGCGATGCAGGAGGTCCTCGAAGCCGTCGGCAAACGCGGCGCGGACGTGCTCGCGGTCGGCTCCGCTTCGGCCGACGTGCCCGCGGCGCTGCGGATCGGTGTCGCGCCGTCCGCCGAAGAGGTCGCCCCGATCCTGGAGATCCTGCCCATCCAGCGGATCGCGCTCGGCCTTTCGCTGGCGCGCGGCGGTGACCCGGACAGCCCGCGCGGGCTGCTCAAGGTGACCAAGACCCGGTGA
- a CDS encoding N-acetylglucosamine kinase has product MTHVIGVDAGGTSTRAIAVDASGAVLGTGHADGANPNSHPPHEAAARIASAITGALGGLEPAATAACVVGMAGVSKLSDPAIAEIFEAAWKDAGISPVRTVPDPEVAYASATSAPDGSVLVAGTGSIACRIRGRRTVSTVGGYGWLLGDEGSAYWLGREAVRSTLDVLGRGGEPGPLARAVLTEALGPSAVDRASDRAPLWRALITSANAEAPIRLARFAPFVSEAYREGDPAADEITSRAATLLVTNVMAARDPGEDTPVVLVGGVLSPEGPVGAKVRAGLDGIEVLTSTDGVLGAAWLAAVDAYGEGAPRPVPPWKNTKNEP; this is encoded by the coding sequence GTGACCCACGTCATCGGTGTGGACGCCGGAGGCACGTCGACGCGAGCGATCGCCGTCGACGCCTCCGGCGCCGTCCTCGGCACCGGGCACGCGGACGGGGCCAATCCCAATTCCCATCCGCCGCACGAGGCCGCGGCGCGGATCGCGAGCGCGATCACCGGCGCGCTCGGCGGGCTGGAGCCGGCCGCGACCGCGGCGTGCGTCGTCGGCATGGCGGGCGTCAGCAAGCTGAGCGATCCGGCGATCGCGGAGATCTTCGAAGCCGCGTGGAAGGACGCGGGGATCAGTCCGGTGCGGACGGTCCCCGACCCCGAGGTCGCCTACGCGTCGGCGACTTCCGCGCCGGACGGTTCGGTGCTCGTGGCGGGCACCGGGTCGATCGCCTGCCGGATCCGGGGCAGGCGGACGGTGTCCACCGTCGGCGGCTACGGCTGGTTGCTCGGCGACGAAGGTTCCGCGTACTGGCTCGGCCGTGAAGCCGTTCGCTCCACTTTGGATGTTCTGGGCCGCGGCGGCGAACCCGGTCCGCTCGCGCGCGCCGTGCTCACCGAAGCGCTCGGACCGTCCGCTGTGGACCGAGCGAGCGACCGGGCGCCGCTCTGGCGCGCGCTCATCACGAGCGCCAACGCCGAAGCGCCGATCCGGCTCGCCAGGTTCGCCCCGTTCGTCAGCGAGGCCTACCGCGAAGGCGATCCGGCGGCGGACGAAATCACCTCCCGCGCGGCCACCTTGTTGGTGACGAACGTCATGGCCGCCCGGGATCCCGGGGAGGACACGCCGGTCGTCCTGGTGGGCGGCGTGTTGTCGCCGGAGGGGCCGGTGGGGGCGAAGGTCCGTGCCGGACTCGACGGCATCGAGGTCCTGACCAGCACCGACGGCGTGCTCGGAGCCGCTTGGCTGGCCGCCGTCGACGCCTATGGAGAAGGGGCGCCCCGGCCGGTCCCACCCTGGAAAAACACCAAAAACGAGCCCTGA
- a CDS encoding DUF3159 domain-containing protein, producing the protein MTSRPSRESLAQILGGRRGAIDASIPPAAFVLGWLIAGQSIAWGAGVAIGVAVLLGVYRVARGDKARAVVVSLAAVIAAALIALHTGRAEDFFLIQLLSNVASALLWAASIVVRWPLLGVVVGLVIGQKTRWRRDPALLRAYSRASWVWVFLQYTLRVVVYGSLWWSGQVVALGIARTVLSWPLVAVTVAVSGWVLYRTLPPEHPGLRVVEENGDPSDSAPGGLPRT; encoded by the coding sequence GTGACCTCACGACCCTCGCGCGAGTCGCTCGCCCAGATCCTCGGCGGGCGGCGAGGCGCCATCGACGCGAGCATCCCGCCCGCGGCCTTCGTCCTCGGCTGGCTGATCGCCGGCCAGTCGATCGCCTGGGGCGCCGGGGTGGCCATCGGGGTGGCGGTGCTGCTCGGCGTGTACCGGGTCGCGCGCGGCGACAAGGCCCGCGCGGTCGTGGTGAGCCTCGCGGCGGTGATCGCCGCCGCGCTGATCGCCCTGCACACCGGCCGCGCCGAAGACTTCTTCCTCATCCAGCTGCTGTCCAATGTGGCCAGCGCGCTGCTGTGGGCGGCCAGCATCGTGGTCCGGTGGCCGTTGCTCGGCGTCGTGGTGGGGCTCGTCATCGGGCAGAAGACCCGCTGGCGCCGTGATCCCGCGTTGCTGCGCGCGTATTCGCGGGCGAGCTGGGTGTGGGTCTTCCTCCAGTACACGCTGCGGGTCGTCGTGTACGGCTCGCTGTGGTGGAGCGGGCAGGTGGTCGCGCTCGGCATCGCGCGGACGGTGCTCTCCTGGCCGCTGGTCGCGGTGACGGTCGCCGTGAGCGGCTGGGTGCTGTACCGCACGCTGCCGCCGGAACATCCCGGCCTGCGGGTGGTAGAGGAGAACGGGGATCCCTCGGATTCCGCGCCCGGCGGGCTGCCCAGGACATAA
- a CDS encoding threonine ammonia-lyase — protein MNLVSIEEIRDAASRVKGVAVRTPLLEQGWAPLWLKPESLQPIGAFKVRGAYNAIAALTEDQRARGVVAFSSGNHAQAVAYSAKRFGIPAVILIPDVAPRAKVEATKALGAEVIEVPIDAQESSALAVAEERGLTMIPPFDHRDVIAGQGTVGLEIAEDLPDAGVVLVPLSGGGLASGVGTAIKALLPDAKVIGVEPELAGDTAEGLRAGRRIEWPMDLRARTSADGLRAQPSDLTFAHLQAVLDDVITVSEEEIREAVRTLAHRARLVAEPSGATATAAFLSHHDALPAGKVVSVVSGGNLDPATLAGLLA, from the coding sequence ATGAACCTGGTATCGATCGAGGAAATCCGCGACGCGGCAAGCCGTGTCAAAGGCGTCGCGGTGCGCACCCCGCTGCTGGAACAAGGGTGGGCGCCGTTGTGGCTCAAACCGGAAAGCCTCCAGCCGATCGGTGCCTTCAAGGTGCGCGGCGCCTACAACGCGATCGCCGCGCTGACCGAAGATCAGCGCGCCCGCGGCGTCGTCGCGTTCTCCAGCGGCAACCACGCGCAAGCGGTCGCGTACTCGGCGAAGCGATTCGGTATTCCCGCGGTGATCCTCATTCCGGACGTCGCCCCGCGCGCCAAGGTCGAAGCCACCAAGGCGCTCGGCGCCGAAGTCATCGAGGTCCCCATCGACGCGCAGGAGTCCTCCGCGCTCGCCGTCGCCGAGGAACGGGGGCTCACCATGATCCCGCCGTTCGACCACCGCGACGTCATCGCCGGGCAGGGCACCGTCGGCCTGGAGATCGCCGAAGACCTGCCGGACGCCGGCGTCGTGCTCGTGCCGCTCAGCGGCGGCGGGCTGGCTTCGGGCGTCGGCACGGCGATCAAGGCCCTCCTGCCGGACGCGAAGGTCATCGGCGTCGAGCCGGAGCTGGCGGGCGACACCGCCGAGGGCCTGCGCGCGGGCAGGCGGATCGAGTGGCCGATGGACCTACGGGCGCGCACCAGCGCCGACGGCCTGCGCGCCCAGCCGTCGGACCTGACCTTCGCCCACCTCCAGGCGGTGCTCGACGACGTCATCACCGTTTCGGAGGAGGAGATCCGGGAGGCCGTCCGGACGCTGGCGCATCGGGCCCGTCTGGTCGCCGAGCCGAGCGGCGCCACCGCGACCGCCGCGTTCCTCTCCCACCACGATGCGCTACCAGCGGGCAAGGTCGTTTCGGTCGTTTCGGGCGGCAACCTGGACCCGGCGACCCTGGCCGGCCTCTTGGCGTAA
- a CDS encoding SGNH/GDSL hydrolase family protein, giving the protein MYGFDSYVAIGDSFTEGLNDGLPDGSFRGWADRLAEILAEGRPDFQYANLALRGKMLDEILEEQLPIALAVKPDLVTLCAGGNDIIVPGADVDAVAARLEAGVAKLREAGIPVLIFNGPDTKYLSVMHVLRGKVGIYNAHLWAIADRHGAKMVDMWAMAPLHDRRAWSDDRLHFTPEAHRRIALRAAEVLGVPVADDWREPWPASEEPSTWITSRRSDLEWTKAHLLPWIRRQLKGESMGDGLSPKRPELAPLLPLEQIEPTGVTLPATDLREIHHHAS; this is encoded by the coding sequence GTGTACGGATTCGACAGCTACGTGGCGATCGGTGACAGCTTCACCGAAGGACTCAACGACGGCTTGCCCGACGGCAGCTTCAGGGGCTGGGCGGACAGGCTGGCGGAGATCCTCGCCGAAGGCAGGCCCGACTTCCAGTACGCGAACCTCGCCCTCCGCGGGAAGATGCTCGACGAGATCCTCGAAGAGCAGCTCCCGATCGCCCTCGCGGTGAAGCCCGACCTGGTCACCCTGTGCGCGGGCGGCAACGACATCATCGTGCCCGGCGCGGACGTGGACGCCGTCGCCGCGCGGCTGGAGGCGGGGGTCGCCAAGCTGCGCGAGGCCGGGATCCCGGTGCTCATCTTCAACGGGCCGGACACCAAGTACCTGTCCGTGATGCACGTCCTGCGGGGGAAGGTCGGCATCTACAACGCGCATCTGTGGGCGATCGCCGACCGGCACGGCGCCAAGATGGTCGACATGTGGGCGATGGCCCCGCTGCACGACCGCCGCGCCTGGAGCGACGACCGGCTGCACTTCACCCCCGAGGCCCACCGGCGGATCGCGCTGCGCGCGGCCGAGGTCCTCGGCGTCCCGGTCGCCGACGACTGGCGTGAGCCGTGGCCGGCGTCCGAGGAGCCGAGCACTTGGATCACGTCGCGCCGCTCGGACCTCGAGTGGACGAAGGCGCACCTGCTGCCGTGGATCCGCCGTCAGCTCAAGGGCGAGTCCATGGGCGACGGCCTGTCCCCGAAGCGCCCGGAGCTCGCGCCGCTGCTCCCGCTGGAGCAGATCGAGCCGACGGGCGTCACCCTGCCCGCCACGGATCTGCGGGAGATCCACCACCACGCGAGCTGA
- a CDS encoding GntR family transcriptional regulator gives MLETTTASEAGATAGMRGQREPKYWALKQHLLDLLDALPPGSPIPTERALAGEFTVSRTTVRQALADLTAEGRLHRVQGKGTFAAEPKLAQRLQLSSYTEDMRKQGLKPSSKLLEIDELPVEADLAKLLGIRVGAKILRLRRLRLADSQPMALETTHLPLGRFRGLRKHVSAGGSLYAVLREHYGVELERAEETIETALAGPHEAEMLGADVGMPMLLLSRHSFATDGKPVEFARAIYRGDRYKFVTTLLP, from the coding sequence ATGTTGGAGACAACCACCGCGAGTGAGGCGGGCGCTACGGCAGGGATGCGCGGGCAGCGCGAACCCAAGTACTGGGCGCTGAAACAGCATCTGCTCGATCTGCTCGACGCGTTGCCGCCCGGCTCGCCGATTCCGACGGAACGGGCGCTGGCGGGGGAATTCACCGTTTCGCGCACCACCGTCCGGCAGGCGCTCGCCGACCTCACCGCCGAGGGCAGGCTCCACCGCGTGCAGGGCAAGGGCACCTTCGCCGCCGAGCCGAAACTCGCGCAGCGCCTGCAGTTGTCGTCCTACACCGAGGACATGCGCAAGCAGGGGCTCAAGCCGTCGTCCAAGCTGCTGGAGATCGACGAACTGCCCGTCGAAGCCGATCTGGCGAAACTGCTCGGAATCCGCGTCGGCGCGAAGATCCTTCGCCTTCGCCGTCTCCGGCTGGCCGATTCGCAGCCGATGGCGCTGGAGACCACCCATCTCCCGCTCGGCCGCTTCCGCGGTTTGCGCAAACACGTTTCCGCAGGTGGATCGCTGTATGCCGTACTGAGGGAGCACTACGGCGTCGAGCTCGAAAGGGCCGAGGAAACGATCGAGACCGCCCTTGCCGGGCCGCACGAGGCGGAGATGCTCGGCGCCGACGTCGGAATGCCGATGTTGCTCCTTTCGAGGCATTCCTTCGCCACCGACGGAAAACCGGTCGAGTTCGCGCGCGCGATCTACCGGGGTGACCGTTACAAATTCGTCACCACGCTGCTTCCCTGA
- a CDS encoding MFS transporter has translation MTDTAAGIRWGTPVARGVLATTIVGSGMAMLDGTIINVALPRIGDELGASVAGLQWILDGYLLALAALILVAGSLGDRYGRRRMFIVGVVWFGVASGLCAAATTTELLVATRILQGIGGALLTPGSLAILQASFTHEDRARAIGAWSGLGGIAAAIGPLLGGVLVQVWSWRLAFLINLPLAAVCVLLARRYVPESRDEEATGHPDFLAAAVGAIGLAGLTGALVEAPGRGIGDVVVLVAIVLGVAGLGSFLMIQHRSADPLVPPKLFRDRTFSLANALTFVVYAALGGVMMLMVLQLQVSLGYSPTAAGLAGLPITVIMLLFSGRSGALAQKIGPRAQLVAGPILVGVGMLLLMRVGPGSSYLGSVLPAVVVFGAGLATVVAPVTATVLAAAPDRYAGVASGVNNAIARSGGLLAIAVLPAVAGLSGAAYTDPVALTAGWRTALLVCAALAIGGGLIALGIHNGVLDTPSDDTAEESPHPGECLHCGVDSPPTHVRPGRHTRD, from the coding sequence ATGACTGACACGGCGGCGGGAATTCGATGGGGGACGCCGGTGGCGCGCGGCGTGCTCGCCACGACGATCGTGGGCTCGGGCATGGCGATGCTCGACGGGACGATCATCAACGTCGCGCTCCCGAGGATCGGCGACGAACTCGGTGCGTCCGTCGCGGGCCTTCAATGGATCCTCGACGGCTATCTGCTCGCGCTCGCCGCCCTGATCCTCGTCGCCGGATCCCTCGGCGACCGCTACGGCCGCCGCCGCATGTTCATCGTCGGCGTCGTCTGGTTCGGCGTCGCCTCCGGGCTGTGCGCCGCCGCGACGACCACCGAGCTGCTCGTCGCGACCCGGATCCTCCAGGGGATCGGGGGAGCTTTGCTCACGCCCGGCTCGCTCGCGATCCTCCAAGCGTCCTTCACCCATGAGGACCGGGCCCGTGCGATCGGTGCCTGGTCCGGGCTCGGCGGCATCGCGGCGGCGATCGGCCCGTTGCTCGGCGGTGTCCTCGTGCAGGTGTGGTCATGGCGGCTGGCGTTTCTGATCAACCTGCCGCTCGCCGCGGTCTGCGTCCTGCTCGCCCGGCGCTACGTGCCCGAGTCCCGCGACGAGGAGGCGACCGGGCATCCCGACTTCCTCGCGGCCGCCGTCGGTGCGATCGGGCTCGCCGGGCTGACCGGCGCGCTGGTCGAGGCACCCGGACGCGGTATCGGTGACGTCGTCGTCCTGGTCGCCATCGTGCTCGGCGTCGCGGGGCTCGGATCGTTCCTGATGATCCAGCACCGCTCGGCCGACCCGCTGGTGCCGCCGAAACTGTTCCGCGACCGGACGTTCAGCCTCGCCAACGCGCTGACCTTCGTCGTCTACGCGGCGCTCGGCGGCGTGATGATGCTGATGGTCCTGCAGCTGCAGGTGTCGCTGGGCTACTCGCCGACCGCGGCCGGGCTCGCCGGGCTGCCGATCACCGTCATCATGCTGCTGTTCTCCGGCCGGTCCGGCGCGCTCGCGCAGAAGATCGGGCCGCGTGCGCAACTGGTCGCCGGCCCGATCCTGGTCGGCGTCGGCATGCTCCTGCTGATGCGTGTCGGGCCGGGGTCCTCGTACCTGGGGTCGGTGCTTCCCGCCGTCGTCGTCTTCGGCGCCGGGCTGGCGACGGTCGTCGCGCCGGTGACCGCGACGGTGCTGGCCGCCGCGCCGGACCGGTACGCCGGCGTCGCCTCCGGGGTCAACAACGCCATCGCCCGGTCGGGTGGCCTGCTCGCGATCGCCGTCCTGCCCGCCGTCGCCGGGCTGTCCGGTGCCGCCTACACCGATCCGGTGGCGCTGACCGCGGGCTGGCGGACGGCGTTGCTGGTGTGCGCGGCGCTGGCGATCGGCGGCGGGCTGATCGCGCTCGGCATCCACAACGGCGTTCTCGACACACCTTCCGACGACACCGCCGAGGAGTCGCCGCACCCCGGCGAATGCCTCCATTGCGGCGTCGACTCACCCCCGACCCACGTCCGCCCCGGCCGACACACGCGTGATTGA